Proteins found in one Exiguobacterium sp. 9-2 genomic segment:
- the cmk gene encoding (d)CMP kinase, with protein MMKKIQIALDGPAGAGKSTIAKQLAARLDYVYIDTGAMYRAVTLAALEQSLDLNNGEVLGELMKSLDIRLTPGENGQRVFIGDREVTDAIRSIEITNNVSFVARQKEVRAALVTAQRKLADQGGIVMDGRDIGTVVLPDAELKVFLTATVEERAARRHRENIARGMDSDITVLQEEIALRDKRDSEREVSPLRQADDALYLDTTEMTIDQVVVRLMELAEGVLK; from the coding sequence ATGATGAAGAAGATTCAAATTGCATTAGATGGACCAGCAGGTGCTGGGAAAAGTACGATCGCAAAACAACTGGCGGCACGCCTTGACTATGTATATATCGATACAGGGGCGATGTATCGTGCCGTTACGCTCGCAGCACTCGAACAATCGCTTGACCTGAACAACGGAGAAGTGCTTGGCGAATTGATGAAATCGCTTGATATTCGTTTAACACCAGGCGAAAACGGGCAACGTGTCTTTATTGGTGATCGCGAAGTGACGGATGCGATCCGTTCCATCGAAATCACGAATAATGTATCGTTCGTCGCTCGTCAAAAAGAAGTTCGAGCAGCACTCGTCACGGCGCAACGAAAATTAGCAGATCAGGGTGGCATCGTCATGGACGGTCGTGACATCGGTACAGTCGTATTACCTGATGCTGAATTAAAAGTTTTCTTGACGGCAACTGTGGAAGAGCGTGCAGCTAGAAGGCACCGGGAGAACATCGCGCGTGGGATGGATAGCGATATCACAGTTCTTCAAGAAGAAATCGCGCTGCGGGACAAACGGGACAGTGAACGTGAAGTCTCTCCTCTACGCCAAGCAGACGACGCATTATATCTAGATACGACAGAGATGACGATTGATCAAGTCGTTGTTCGCCTGATGGAACTAGCGGAAGGTGTTCTAAAATGA
- a CDS encoding flagellar brake protein has product MMEIGDLVMLSNSEDRQGRSKVTAVTNRLIWIEAPSEVATLKTFILSDHEEVSFYFFKEKGKLFGFDTVVVERQNDPLRGQRYALKRPSDDQIERIQRRQFVRVPQMLDVAVHPHKTQFDPFTTVTLDLSAGGMMILSDQLPIQKEEEVEMTFILPTGDGISSTLDVIAELVRIDRREERYELAFQFTMIPDRSRELVLRHCYQMQMKSSRRGMNPFT; this is encoded by the coding sequence TTTAGTAATGCTTTCGAATAGTGAGGATCGACAAGGACGGTCAAAAGTAACAGCCGTAACGAATCGATTGATTTGGATCGAGGCGCCAAGTGAGGTCGCGACATTGAAAACGTTCATCTTGTCAGATCACGAAGAAGTTTCTTTTTACTTCTTTAAAGAAAAAGGTAAATTATTTGGGTTTGATACGGTCGTCGTGGAACGACAAAATGATCCACTTCGTGGTCAGCGGTACGCCTTAAAGCGACCGAGTGATGATCAAATCGAGCGCATCCAACGACGTCAATTCGTTCGAGTACCACAAATGCTCGATGTCGCCGTTCATCCGCATAAAACGCAATTTGATCCGTTTACGACGGTGACGCTTGACTTATCGGCTGGTGGCATGATGATTTTGTCGGATCAGTTACCGATTCAAAAAGAGGAAGAGGTGGAGATGACATTCATTCTACCTACTGGTGACGGTATTTCGAGTACTTTAGATGTTATTGCTGAGCTCGTCCGTATCGATCGACGGGAAGAACGGTATGAACTCGCATTCCAATTTACAATGATTCCTGACAGAAGTCGTGAGCTAGTATTGCGTCACTGTTATCAAATGCAAATGAAAAGTTCAAGAAGGGGCATGAATCCATTCACCTGA